Proteins from a genomic interval of Bifidobacterium longum subsp. infantis ATCC 15697 = JCM 1222 = DSM 20088:
- a CDS encoding MFS transporter — translation MMKIKMFKGNKSVILFIFGTFISNIGNGMFSLIVGQMLYAATGSVGAFGLILIIQNLSSLLLNIIAGYVADLIDAKKVSVYINLIQGVILLGGVFSCLMFAKNIVIILMLINTILSICSPFFRAANFKLIPEVERHNITLLSFNGIRSSANQSGQLIGVALAAPLLLTNNPVYALGINSGCFLITSFMMNRIILVRSSDSINTTNDKNVLRSMYLAWFSMIKNILENKKLTLLIVFSIFDYISVSFVNLIEPKFATEVLANSAYISILDGGFALGAISSFLLVERVLNRWSFSGVAPLLMLLQAICYCILGSFPSPFFSSLVMFLIGLINGSSIAVFQTELQKTAENTVHGKLSSLRDIFVAFSTLVFIPIFTHIVDNSIFVGIDVFVGVLAIMSLLLYFSRFAGANKD, via the coding sequence ATGATGAAAATCAAAATGTTTAAAGGCAATAAATCTGTCATATTATTTATATTTGGAACATTTATTTCAAATATAGGTAATGGAATGTTCTCGCTAATCGTGGGGCAGATGCTATATGCTGCTACAGGATCTGTCGGAGCTTTTGGCCTGATACTGATTATTCAGAATTTATCATCGCTTTTGTTGAATATAATAGCGGGATATGTCGCTGATTTGATTGATGCAAAGAAAGTCTCTGTTTACATTAATCTAATTCAAGGTGTGATTCTTTTAGGAGGTGTATTTTCATGTTTAATGTTCGCAAAAAATATTGTAATAATACTTATGTTAATAAATACTATATTAAGTATCTGCAGCCCCTTTTTCAGAGCTGCTAACTTTAAGTTGATCCCTGAAGTTGAACGCCATAATATAACTCTGCTTTCATTTAATGGAATTCGGAGTTCGGCAAACCAAAGTGGACAGCTAATTGGTGTTGCGCTTGCGGCACCTTTGCTTTTGACAAACAATCCAGTTTATGCTTTAGGAATTAATTCTGGCTGTTTTCTCATAACTAGTTTTATGATGAACAGAATTATTTTAGTGAGAAGTTCTGATTCTATCAATACAACAAACGATAAAAATGTGTTGAGATCGATGTATCTTGCGTGGTTTTCCATGATAAAAAATATTTTGGAAAACAAAAAACTTACATTACTGATCGTTTTCTCTATTTTTGATTATATATCGGTTAGCTTTGTAAATCTTATCGAACCAAAGTTTGCAACTGAAGTATTGGCGAATAGTGCTTACATATCGATATTGGATGGAGGCTTTGCCCTGGGGGCGATCTCTTCATTTCTATTAGTGGAGAGAGTATTAAACCGATGGTCCTTCAGCGGGGTCGCTCCGCTGTTGATGCTCCTTCAAGCAATATGTTATTGCATCCTAGGTTCTTTCCCATCCCCATTTTTTTCGTCTTTAGTAATGTTTCTAATCGGTTTGATTAATGGATCAAGTATTGCTGTTTTTCAGACGGAATTGCAAAAGACTGCAGAAAACACGGTGCATGGAAAACTATCAAGTTTGCGAGATATTTTTGTTGCATTTTCAACTTTAGTATTTATACCTATATTTACACATATAGTTGATAACAGCATATTCGTTGGCATTGATGTATTTGTTGGTGTATTGGCCATTATGTCATTGCTTTTATATTTTTCTCGTTTTGCCGGTGCTAATAAGGATTGA
- a CDS encoding ATP-grasp domain-containing protein gives MMNFLMIGESAVIAKCISESDPDSVIYILHQKDSVDNTVIDISNDIHFFQYGNREELDSIICLLVQTVKFDAVIPCFENSVEDANYCAKKLCVPRIGDIGAHIFRNKLELRNFCKKYDIPQPDYIFASSRVDVKKFYANRQQSSVVIKPRTLSASEGVVRINQASEIDEKWEFCESIASLHNEKDGLLVEEFIPGAEYSCEYIVDDKQIVFRNITKKFKYENGFFVESGHQVPGIISEKAKVNIYHFMDLLVKKAKIETAALHAEWIISSDDNPFLVECAGRRPGDRIVDLISISYEMNFLWMYCMLLCGLHPVFPSISSRFSQQNYFDFQPGIVTGFSHPEALKGFQHELTCSIGDYLSEISDSSKRRGYIIIDDIDYFSLERQMNCVLSLFHINTSKE, from the coding sequence ATGATGAATTTTTTAATGATTGGAGAAAGCGCTGTTATAGCAAAATGCATTTCTGAATCAGATCCTGATTCTGTTATATATATTCTGCATCAAAAAGACAGTGTGGATAATACCGTAATTGATATTTCAAATGATATACATTTCTTCCAATATGGGAATAGAGAAGAATTGGATTCTATCATTTGCTTATTGGTGCAAACTGTAAAATTTGATGCAGTTATTCCGTGTTTTGAAAATTCAGTTGAGGATGCAAACTATTGTGCGAAGAAACTATGCGTGCCGCGTATTGGCGATATCGGCGCACATATTTTTAGAAATAAACTTGAGCTAAGGAATTTTTGTAAGAAATATGATATTCCTCAGCCTGATTACATATTTGCGTCAAGTAGAGTAGATGTAAAAAAGTTTTATGCAAATCGTCAGCAATCATCAGTAGTGATCAAGCCTAGAACACTTTCTGCTAGCGAAGGTGTTGTACGTATTAATCAGGCATCAGAGATCGATGAGAAGTGGGAATTCTGCGAGTCTATAGCAAGTCTACATAATGAGAAGGATGGTCTACTCGTTGAAGAATTTATCCCTGGTGCCGAGTATTCCTGTGAATATATTGTAGATGATAAACAAATAGTTTTTCGAAATATAACAAAGAAATTCAAATACGAAAATGGTTTTTTTGTTGAATCTGGACATCAAGTTCCAGGAATAATTAGTGAAAAAGCAAAGGTGAATATATATCATTTTATGGATCTGCTTGTAAAAAAGGCAAAGATAGAAACTGCTGCATTACATGCTGAATGGATTATCTCTTCTGATGACAATCCTTTTTTGGTTGAATGTGCGGGTCGACGTCCTGGTGACAGGATTGTAGATCTCATATCCATAAGCTATGAAATGAATTTTTTATGGATGTATTGCATGCTATTATGCGGTTTGCATCCTGTTTTTCCTTCAATAAGTTCACGCTTTTCTCAACAGAATTACTTCGATTTTCAACCGGGCATTGTTACTGGTTTCAGTCATCCTGAAGCATTAAAAGGATTCCAACATGAATTAACCTGTTCAATAGGTGACTATTTAAGTGAAATATCTGATAGCAGCAAACGACGAGGTTATATCATAATTGATGATATAGATTATTTTTCGCTTGAACGTCAGATGAATTGTGTACTTAGTTTATTTCATATAAACACATCTAAGGAGTGA
- a CDS encoding ATP-grasp domain-containing protein, whose protein sequence is MINRVPWVRASVTSWLEHSEMEDTDVVLISRYDIPDSEKRGLSKFVYFESYDDDLALEKLVIELHGERPFDRIIALSELDILRAAKLRSLLDIPGQSYFSAFLYRDKIAMKEWASLAGISVPSFTVAFDQEDIYSFVARHGFPIIIKPKNEYGSKNVSLISDKGELQSFCRVLDFNDGLDVESFIQGNLYHVDGIISNGRLVFTSVSMYLNSSGKSTTLFNEDIKPQFPLSTVADLQISPFSTPFKVLTNETRKLLADPKFDNGSIHAEWILDESMKPYFIEIASRTGGLLISDAIQRKYGFIMNEESFRVQLGLPFCASCVTDKLYGYLSILPKRGRIDKYDINTIANNSNVISFFTSYKSGDYIDAQSESTDNIGLLLFEIDQRKTLLEQVEYWTLFLNSKIHVLSD, encoded by the coding sequence ATGATTAATCGTGTGCCCTGGGTTCGCGCCTCTGTAACTTCGTGGCTTGAGCACTCAGAAATGGAAGACACAGATGTAGTTTTAATTTCTCGATACGATATACCAGACTCTGAAAAAAGAGGATTGAGCAAATTTGTTTACTTCGAATCTTATGATGATGATTTAGCGCTTGAAAAACTTGTGATAGAGCTGCATGGCGAAAGACCTTTTGACAGAATCATTGCCTTGTCAGAGCTGGACATTCTGAGGGCCGCTAAGCTAAGAAGCTTGCTCGATATTCCTGGTCAATCTTATTTCAGCGCATTTCTCTATCGAGATAAAATTGCTATGAAAGAATGGGCGAGTCTTGCGGGAATCTCGGTGCCTTCGTTCACGGTTGCTTTTGATCAAGAAGATATTTATTCTTTCGTGGCGAGACATGGATTCCCTATCATAATAAAGCCGAAGAATGAATATGGATCTAAGAATGTTTCACTCATTTCAGATAAGGGTGAGCTTCAATCCTTTTGCCGAGTTTTAGATTTTAATGATGGACTAGATGTCGAGTCTTTCATTCAGGGAAATCTTTACCATGTAGATGGAATAATATCCAATGGACGGCTTGTGTTCACATCAGTATCGATGTATTTGAACTCCTCTGGAAAAAGTACAACTTTGTTTAACGAGGATATTAAACCTCAATTTCCATTGAGCACAGTTGCAGATCTACAGATATCTCCATTTTCTACTCCTTTTAAGGTTCTGACAAATGAAACGCGCAAATTGCTTGCGGACCCAAAGTTTGATAATGGATCTATTCATGCAGAATGGATCCTTGATGAATCAATGAAACCTTATTTCATAGAAATAGCAAGTCGTACTGGTGGTTTGCTCATAAGCGATGCCATACAGCGAAAATATGGTTTTATAATGAACGAAGAGTCTTTTCGCGTACAGCTTGGTTTACCGTTCTGTGCATCATGTGTTACGGATAAATTGTATGGTTACTTGTCGATTCTGCCAAAAAGAGGCAGAATCGACAAGTATGATATTAATACAATTGCTAATAATTCTAACGTAATATCATTTTTTACTTCATATAAAAGTGGAGATTATATCGATGCTCAATCTGAATCTACTGATAATATTGGACTTCTTTTATTTGAAATAGATCAACGAAAGACATTATTGGAACAAGTAGAATATTGGACTCTTTTTTTGAATTCTAAAATTCATGTTTTAAGTGACTAA
- a CDS encoding IS3-like element ISBlo11 family transposase → MFSMEDRRRAVDLYFTEGMTIRKVIAELGYPSEGALVKWVREDPRYTGACRRSYTLECKTNAARRALEGEPLARVARDAGCTPTSVYQWMRRYRSEGILGLMDRRNAPMPAEPMPAAGDDVEELRRQVEVLRLENAVMRETIDVLKADDPRLDPSMLTNRERTRVVDAIRGEFGLAACLKAVGLKRSTYYYERGAIAAGDRYAVLRARVAGLFEQGGRAWGYRTIHRMLRLDESDPIVVSEKVVRRIMREGAMRPVYLKRPKRWSSYAGEIGEAPANLVERDFHADAPNMLWVTDVTQFTMDGYKCWLSPVVDCFDGMVVSWTLSRSPNADMANRMLLDAVATLRDGEHPIIHSDRGCHYRWDEWIRICEEHGLIRSMSAKGCSPDNAAAEGFFGRLKNELFYGRDWRGVGYEEFRERLAAYLTHYNETRIKKSLDWMSPVQYRRSLGLAA, encoded by the coding sequence ATGTTTTCGATGGAGGATCGGCGCAGGGCCGTTGACCTGTATTTCACGGAGGGCATGACCATCAGGAAGGTCATTGCCGAGCTTGGTTACCCGTCCGAGGGCGCGCTGGTGAAATGGGTTCGCGAGGACCCGCGTTACACGGGCGCGTGCAGGCGTTCGTATACGCTGGAATGCAAGACGAATGCGGCCAGACGCGCGCTCGAGGGCGAGCCCCTCGCCCGCGTGGCGCGCGACGCGGGTTGCACGCCGACGAGCGTGTACCAGTGGATGCGCCGCTACCGGAGCGAGGGGATACTGGGACTGATGGACAGGAGAAACGCGCCGATGCCGGCCGAACCGATGCCCGCGGCCGGCGATGACGTGGAGGAGCTGCGCCGGCAGGTGGAGGTCCTGCGGCTGGAGAACGCGGTGATGCGGGAGACGATCGATGTTTTAAAAGCCGACGACCCGCGCCTCGACCCGTCCATGCTGACGAACAGGGAGAGGACGCGGGTCGTCGACGCGATCAGGGGTGAATTCGGCCTGGCGGCCTGTCTGAAGGCCGTGGGGCTGAAACGCAGCACCTACTATTACGAGCGCGGCGCGATCGCCGCGGGCGACAGGTACGCCGTGCTGCGGGCCCGCGTCGCCGGCCTGTTCGAGCAGGGTGGGCGCGCATGGGGATACCGGACCATCCACCGCATGCTGCGCCTTGACGAGTCCGACCCGATCGTCGTCTCGGAGAAGGTCGTCAGGCGGATCATGCGCGAGGGGGCCATGCGGCCCGTGTACCTGAAGCGGCCGAAGCGGTGGAGCTCCTACGCCGGCGAGATCGGCGAGGCCCCGGCGAACCTCGTGGAGCGGGACTTCCACGCCGACGCGCCGAACATGCTGTGGGTCACGGACGTCACCCAGTTCACCATGGACGGGTACAAGTGCTGGCTTTCCCCGGTGGTCGACTGCTTCGACGGGATGGTGGTCTCCTGGACCTTGTCGCGCTCCCCGAACGCCGACATGGCGAACCGGATGCTCCTTGACGCGGTCGCCACGCTCAGGGACGGGGAACATCCAATCATCCATTCCGACCGCGGCTGCCACTACCGGTGGGACGAATGGATCCGCATCTGCGAGGAGCACGGGCTGATCCGGTCGATGAGCGCCAAGGGATGCAGCCCGGACAACGCGGCCGCCGAGGGGTTCTTCGGCAGGCTCAAGAACGAGTTATTCTACGGGCGGGACTGGAGGGGCGTGGGCTACGAGGAGTTCCGCGAACGCCTGGCCGCCTACCTGACCCACTACAATGAAACCAGGATCAAGAAGTCACTGGACTGGATGAGCCCCGTGCAATACCGCAGAAGTCTTGGACTGGCCGCCTGA
- a CDS encoding tyrosine-type recombinase/integrase codes for MHQNRYSQKKQSRKARSKWGTVIARYSKDGEIVAWQVRYPHPTESGKRVQRQFKPWQELEARKWLEEEKYLVDLQHKGILTWTHPTLRKREAMQEDDKTKRDKVKFCDYVNWWEKNYRLPNGEDVAGGTRRNLHVDIGHFMPFFENLLLTEITPMIIKEWYDAPHCEGPWAFRRSCMRLKAVLESATKAGLDGSASLLQFNPFIFHIPPAPRSSRIDIPPVTPHELRILAESMPTYTRLSVFFSTLAGGLRCGELCGLQIRDIDLDKQTLHVRHSVNRGKTDRGTVQYGKTKTESSVRNVHIPDAIMPMLRQHLCDYCDISTPDSPVFVPKRSKIMSQTTLERQFAKARIKANRPDLTFQGLRASHATLLMLQGGTLREVMNELGHVSEKVAVRYYQLTVAEHQSHIVDTLARDFIFESSR; via the coding sequence ATGCACCAGAACAGGTATTCCCAGAAAAAGCAATCGCGTAAAGCTCGCAGTAAGTGGGGAACGGTTATAGCTCGATACAGCAAAGATGGTGAAATCGTGGCTTGGCAGGTTCGCTATCCTCATCCTACGGAATCAGGGAAACGTGTTCAAAGACAGTTCAAACCTTGGCAAGAGTTGGAAGCTCGAAAATGGCTTGAGGAAGAAAAATACTTGGTTGATCTTCAACATAAGGGAATTCTCACTTGGACTCATCCGACACTGAGAAAAAGAGAAGCAATGCAAGAAGATGACAAGACGAAGCGAGATAAAGTCAAATTCTGCGATTATGTGAATTGGTGGGAAAAGAATTATCGACTACCGAACGGCGAAGATGTAGCAGGAGGAACTAGGCGCAACCTTCATGTGGATATAGGACATTTTATGCCTTTTTTCGAGAACTTGCTTCTCACTGAGATTACGCCAATGATAATCAAAGAATGGTATGATGCTCCTCACTGCGAGGGACCCTGGGCATTTCGTCGTTCTTGCATGAGGTTGAAAGCGGTACTGGAATCTGCGACAAAGGCCGGATTAGACGGATCTGCGTCATTGCTGCAATTCAATCCTTTTATATTCCATATTCCTCCAGCCCCTCGATCATCTCGAATTGATATTCCTCCAGTTACGCCGCATGAGCTTCGGATTTTAGCCGAGTCAATGCCGACGTACACGCGGTTATCGGTATTTTTTTCCACTTTAGCGGGAGGTTTGCGATGCGGTGAGCTATGCGGTCTTCAAATTAGAGATATTGACCTGGACAAACAAACGCTGCACGTGCGGCATTCAGTGAACCGAGGTAAAACAGATAGAGGTACGGTCCAATACGGCAAGACTAAAACAGAATCTAGTGTGAGGAACGTGCATATACCGGATGCGATTATGCCAATGCTGCGACAGCATTTATGCGACTATTGCGATATATCTACTCCTGACTCTCCGGTATTTGTTCCTAAACGATCGAAGATAATGTCGCAGACCACGTTAGAACGCCAGTTTGCTAAAGCGCGAATAAAGGCGAATCGACCCGATCTGACTTTTCAGGGATTGCGTGCGAGTCATGCGACTCTATTGATGTTACAAGGGGGAACTCTGCGTGAAGTTATGAATGAACTGGGGCATGTCAGCGAAAAAGTTGCTGTTAGATATTATCAGTTGACGGTTGCTGAGCATCAAAGTCATATTGTAGATACTTTGGCACGAGATTTTATATTTGAAAGCAGCAGGTAA
- a CDS encoding histidine kinase, whose translation MKHQAETNRLERNQLRQRLDTLRKENEAAIHIHDSVAANLTYAAMLLDDKMIQNEYEFTEREISELHGKIMDTLKDVRTAINLMQGEEIPHQTGDSTTAAAKIQSIINSGDESLMRLGFSGKTELSVRSLNHADSRCLIEISSLLPELYTNIAVHASPNSEYFIRITYKDGAMIIDQVNEISDSTLLPDKPASNNGLRLHTERIQSEGGAVKTSSEDGTWQFHASIPVRTNQ comes from the coding sequence ATGAAGCATCAGGCCGAAACAAACAGACTGGAACGCAATCAGCTACGGCAACGTTTGGACACGCTACGCAAGGAAAACGAGGCCGCCATCCATATCCATGATTCGGTCGCCGCGAACCTGACCTATGCCGCAATGCTGCTGGACGACAAGATGATCCAGAACGAATATGAATTTACGGAACGTGAAATCAGCGAACTGCACGGGAAAATAATGGACACTCTTAAAGACGTTAGAACAGCCATCAATCTGATGCAAGGCGAGGAAATTCCCCATCAGACCGGAGACAGCACGACAGCCGCCGCGAAAATACAATCAATCATCAACAGTGGCGACGAATCGTTAATGAGACTCGGATTCTCCGGCAAAACCGAACTGTCAGTTCGGTCCCTGAACCACGCGGATTCCCGTTGCCTGATTGAAATATCCTCACTGCTGCCTGAATTGTATACAAACATTGCCGTTCATGCATCGCCGAACAGCGAGTATTTCATTCGCATCACCTATAAAGACGGAGCGATGATTATCGATCAGGTCAACGAAATCTCAGATAGCACACTGCTTCCAGACAAGCCGGCTTCGAACAACGGGCTGAGACTGCACACCGAACGAATTCAGTCCGAGGGAGGAGCCGTGAAAACCTCATCCGAAGATGGAACATGGCAGTTCCATGCGTCAATACCAGTACGCACAAATCAGTGA
- a CDS encoding response regulator transcription factor — translation MYLGKRIRIAIVDNDKLAIGMMRLLIGHLLPSADICWTAFTGEEAVSKSLFDKTQPDVLIVDMSLEGMSGFEVCRRIRSRTPKIALIGVTAFSPERYYADALSNGANCLIPKVQMRDICRASYRLANGQQPGTQYESSETAQEAYSKLSPEDAGQYHKNLTRRETEVMSLCARGYTSQEIGDYLGIGESTVKTYIKRVTEKMDVKNRTQAVICWLKERES, via the coding sequence ATGTACTTAGGAAAAAGAATCAGAATCGCAATTGTAGACAATGACAAACTTGCCATCGGTATGATGAGACTACTGATTGGGCATCTCCTCCCGTCAGCGGACATATGCTGGACCGCATTCACAGGTGAGGAGGCCGTCAGCAAAAGTCTCTTCGACAAGACACAGCCCGACGTACTAATAGTGGATATGTCACTAGAAGGCATGAGTGGATTCGAAGTGTGTCGAAGGATCCGTTCCCGGACCCCCAAAATCGCACTCATAGGGGTGACTGCCTTCTCTCCTGAGCGTTACTATGCTGATGCACTGTCCAATGGGGCCAATTGCCTGATTCCCAAAGTCCAGATGAGAGATATATGCCGGGCATCATATCGGCTTGCGAACGGGCAACAGCCCGGCACTCAATATGAATCTTCCGAGACTGCTCAGGAAGCGTACTCCAAGCTTTCGCCCGAAGACGCTGGTCAGTATCACAAAAACCTCACCAGAAGGGAAACGGAGGTCATGAGTCTGTGCGCACGTGGATACACCTCCCAGGAGATAGGCGATTACTTGGGCATAGGCGAATCAACTGTCAAGACCTACATCAAACGCGTGACCGAAAAAATGGACGTTAAAAATCGAACTCAAGCGGTGATATGTTGGCTCAAAGAGAGGGAATCATGA
- a CDS encoding PrgI family protein, with protein sequence MLQMRVYKEIANVEAKVMWGLGWRQLAAAACMLVLGGGEAALFWSLGLTDLGSYLLFVVCLPFALWGWWRPKGLKPERYLGYMLRQRFGPKVYPLEPHVPARFPGKPSLKEKTRRRIGGRKARRHV encoded by the coding sequence ATGTTGCAGATGCGCGTGTATAAGGAGATCGCCAATGTCGAGGCGAAGGTGATGTGGGGGCTGGGCTGGCGTCAACTGGCGGCCGCCGCGTGCATGCTCGTCCTGGGCGGCGGGGAGGCGGCGTTGTTCTGGTCGTTGGGGCTGACGGACCTAGGCTCGTATCTGCTGTTCGTGGTGTGTCTGCCGTTCGCGCTGTGGGGCTGGTGGCGTCCGAAGGGACTGAAGCCGGAACGGTATCTGGGATACATGCTGCGCCAACGTTTCGGCCCGAAGGTGTATCCGCTCGAACCCCATGTTCCCGCGAGATTCCCCGGCAAACCGTCGTTGAAGGAGAAGACCCGTAGACGAATCGGAGGAAGGAAGGCACGTCGTCATGTCTGA